One genomic segment of Arthrobacter sp. Marseille-P9274 includes these proteins:
- a CDS encoding HAD-IIA family hydrolase: MTEPILIAGYDALLCDLDGVVYAGAGAIDGATQALEGLAAVGVALGYITNNASRSAEQVAAHLRELGAPAEAEQVFGSARAGAELLAHHVEPGAKVLVAGSETLAREVQDRGFVTVGSAKDKPAAVIQGFDPMIGWTDLAEASYAIAAGAFWVATNTDLTIPRAEGIAPGNGSLVAAVSAATGAQPLVAGKPEAALFRTAAAQLGAERPLVVGDRLDTDILGGNNAGMDTAVVLTGVDTVESVLAARTAERPRYLLSGLGELYRPYAEPLRAGTVFRCGGASAEVRDGTLHLAGEPGLGAWRAACAAWWAAVPDTDGPAVPPIEHGSRLD, from the coding sequence ATGACTGAGCCGATCCTGATCGCCGGTTACGACGCGCTTCTCTGCGATCTCGACGGTGTCGTCTATGCCGGCGCCGGAGCCATCGATGGGGCGACCCAAGCCCTGGAGGGGCTGGCGGCCGTCGGGGTTGCCTTGGGTTACATCACCAACAACGCCTCCCGCTCGGCCGAGCAGGTGGCGGCGCACCTGCGGGAGCTGGGGGCACCGGCTGAGGCCGAGCAGGTGTTCGGCTCGGCGCGGGCCGGAGCGGAGCTGCTGGCCCACCATGTGGAGCCCGGAGCCAAAGTCCTGGTCGCGGGCAGCGAGACCCTGGCCCGCGAGGTGCAGGACAGGGGTTTCGTGACCGTCGGCTCGGCGAAGGACAAACCGGCGGCGGTGATCCAGGGTTTCGATCCCATGATCGGCTGGACCGACCTGGCCGAGGCGTCCTACGCCATCGCGGCCGGCGCCTTCTGGGTGGCCACGAATACCGACCTGACGATTCCGCGGGCGGAGGGCATCGCCCCTGGCAACGGCTCGCTGGTGGCAGCCGTGAGCGCCGCGACCGGCGCGCAGCCGCTGGTCGCGGGCAAGCCCGAAGCTGCCCTGTTCCGCACGGCGGCGGCTCAGCTCGGAGCCGAACGGCCGCTCGTGGTGGGTGACCGGCTCGACACGGATATCCTGGGCGGCAACAACGCCGGGATGGATACCGCCGTCGTGCTCACGGGCGTCGATACGGTCGAAAGTGTGCTGGCGGCCCGTACTGCGGAGCGTCCGCGCTATCTGCTGTCAGGCCTCGGCGAGCTGTACCGGCCGTATGCTGAGCCGCTGCGCGCTGGCACGGTGTTCCGCTGTGGAGGCGCCTCAGCGGAAGTCCGTGACGGCACGCTGCACCTGGCCGGGGAACCGGGGCTGGGTGCGTGGCGGGCGGCATGCGCGGCCTGGTGGGCCGCCGTTCCGGACACGGACGGGCCTGCTGTTCCTCCGATCGAACATGGCTCGCGGCTAGACTGA
- a CDS encoding TlyA family RNA methyltransferase has protein sequence MSRLDQELVARGLARSRTHAAKLIAEGRVSRRGAVLTKSSTTVVPADELSVDAGSGPDYVSRAGHKLAGALQAFPAVSPSGLRCLDAGASTGGFTDVLLRAGAREVAAVDVGHGQMVQRLRDDDRVHVFEGLNVRYLDPAEIGGPAALTVADLSFISLTLVMQPLSRATVAGGDMLLMVKPQFEVGREALASTGVVGSENERRRAVGLVLRSALAEGLDIEGIARSPLPGQDGNVEFFLWIKVPLSVREPRIGDELEAAVGRALALYPAAGHEPPHQQSGETA, from the coding sequence ATGTCCCGACTTGACCAGGAACTTGTGGCGCGGGGGCTGGCGCGGTCGCGCACCCACGCCGCCAAACTTATCGCTGAGGGGCGGGTCAGCCGTCGCGGTGCCGTCCTGACCAAGTCGTCCACAACGGTGGTGCCAGCCGACGAGCTTTCCGTGGATGCCGGGTCCGGCCCGGACTACGTGAGCCGCGCAGGACACAAACTGGCGGGGGCGCTGCAGGCCTTCCCCGCGGTTTCTCCGTCCGGCCTGCGCTGCCTGGACGCAGGGGCCTCCACCGGCGGCTTTACGGACGTGCTGCTGCGTGCGGGTGCCCGCGAGGTCGCAGCGGTGGACGTCGGCCACGGCCAGATGGTCCAGCGGCTGCGCGACGATGACCGCGTCCATGTTTTCGAGGGACTCAACGTGCGCTACCTGGATCCCGCCGAGATCGGCGGCCCGGCGGCGCTGACCGTGGCGGACCTCTCCTTCATCTCGTTGACCCTGGTGATGCAGCCGCTGAGCAGAGCCACCGTTGCCGGCGGCGACATGCTCCTGATGGTCAAGCCGCAATTCGAGGTGGGACGCGAAGCCCTGGCGAGCACCGGCGTCGTTGGTTCCGAAAACGAACGCCGCCGCGCCGTGGGGCTGGTGCTGCGGTCCGCCCTGGCCGAGGGGCTCGACATCGAGGGCATAGCCCGAAGTCCGCTGCCCGGCCAGGACGGCAACGTGGAGTTCTTCCTGTGGATCAAGGTTCCCCTGTCAGTACGGGAGCCTAGGATCGGAGATGAGCTTGAGGCCGCCGTCGGAAGGGCGCTGGCCCTCTATCCGGCCGCCGGGCACGAACCACCGCACCAACAATCGGGAGAGACAGCATGA
- a CDS encoding NAD kinase: protein MSRKILVLAHTGRKDAMAASQETCAQLHSSGLVPVLRRAEAEHCRQVYGELAAPVEILGEDVGLDEIDLGMVLGGDGTILRSAELVRESDVPLLGVNLGHVGFLAESERADLAQTVHWVVEREYTVEERMTIDVQVWLDKRKIGHTWALNEATVEKADRQRMIEVVVEVDARPISTFGCDGVVMATPTGSTAYGFSAGGPVVWPEVAALLMVPISAHALFAKPLVVAPDSIMAVEVLNRTDANGVLWCDGRRSLELPPGSRVEVTRSDKPVRLARTSRTPFSERLVRKFELPTQGWRGPVRADEEQPATASLPTVRTVEPHHIVPEGEAKP from the coding sequence ATGAGCAGGAAGATACTGGTCCTGGCCCATACCGGCCGCAAGGACGCCATGGCTGCCTCCCAGGAGACCTGTGCGCAGCTGCACTCCTCCGGGCTGGTGCCGGTGCTGCGGCGCGCCGAGGCCGAGCACTGCCGCCAGGTCTACGGCGAACTGGCCGCGCCGGTGGAAATCCTCGGCGAGGATGTGGGCCTGGACGAGATCGATCTGGGCATGGTGCTGGGCGGGGACGGAACGATCCTGCGCTCGGCCGAACTGGTCCGCGAGTCCGACGTCCCGCTGCTGGGCGTCAACCTGGGCCATGTGGGGTTCCTGGCCGAGAGCGAGCGTGCCGACCTGGCGCAGACCGTCCATTGGGTGGTGGAGCGCGAGTACACGGTCGAAGAGCGGATGACCATTGACGTGCAGGTCTGGCTGGACAAGCGGAAGATCGGCCACACATGGGCGCTGAACGAGGCGACGGTGGAGAAGGCCGACCGGCAGCGGATGATTGAGGTTGTCGTCGAAGTGGATGCCCGGCCCATCAGCACCTTCGGCTGCGACGGCGTGGTGATGGCGACGCCGACGGGCTCCACGGCCTACGGCTTTTCGGCCGGCGGGCCCGTGGTCTGGCCGGAAGTCGCCGCGCTGCTCATGGTCCCGATCAGCGCCCACGCCCTGTTCGCCAAGCCGCTGGTGGTGGCGCCGGATTCGATCATGGCGGTGGAGGTCCTGAACCGCACGGATGCCAACGGGGTGCTCTGGTGCGACGGCCGCCGGAGCCTCGAACTGCCGCCCGGATCGCGCGTCGAAGTGACCCGCTCGGACAAGCCGGTCCGCCTGGCGAGGACCAGCCGGACCCCGTTCTCCGAGCGGCTGGTCCGCAAATTCGAGTTGCCGACGCAGGGCTGGCGCGGACCGGTCCGGGCCGACGAAGAGCAGCCGGCCACCGCATCGCTGCCGACCGTCAGGACGGTCGAGCCGCACCACATCGTGCCGGAAGGGGAGGCCAAACCGTGA
- the recN gene encoding DNA repair protein RecN — MIEEIRISNLGVITDATLPLGKGLSVVTGETGAGKTMVVTALGMLLGARADAGAVRTGARSAVAEAVLRLAPDSPALARAAEAGASIEEYDGDAELMLVRTVNADGRSRAHVGGRTAPVGTLAEIGGQLVAVHGQSDQLRLRSQSAQREALDKFAGSKLAKPLAAYRTAYGRWREASGELQTLRSEARERLREAEGLQLALEEIDRVDPQPGEDEQLKAEATKLANVEQLRAAALLAHQALVAEEFTETGDATSLVDTAKRTLEQVQEEDPELGKAAGRLAEVGYIIADVATELASYGASLDSEGPERLAELEARRGDLAVLVRKYAPSIDEVLEWAAVSRARLDELTDDSSRIEALESELATLDAELASLSGIITAVRAKAAADLAKKVGQELTALAMPDAKLQIDVEPAGELGPHGADNIAFLLKPHPGAPARPLGKGASGGELSRVMLAIEVVLAAVDPVPTFVFDEVDSGVGGKAAVEIGRRLAMLARYVQVIVVTHLPQVAAFADHHIRVYKSSTKATAKDDGVTASDVRLLTDEERVTELARMLAGQEESELARAHAQELIDAAKPRER; from the coding sequence GTGATCGAAGAGATCCGCATCAGCAACCTGGGCGTCATCACCGACGCCACGCTGCCGCTGGGCAAGGGGCTGTCGGTGGTTACCGGCGAGACCGGCGCCGGCAAGACGATGGTCGTGACCGCACTGGGCATGCTCCTGGGCGCCCGGGCGGATGCCGGAGCGGTCCGCACCGGCGCCCGGTCCGCGGTCGCGGAGGCCGTGCTCCGCTTGGCCCCGGACAGTCCCGCGCTGGCCCGGGCGGCGGAGGCCGGTGCGTCCATCGAGGAGTACGACGGCGACGCGGAACTAATGCTTGTCCGGACCGTAAACGCGGACGGCCGCAGCAGGGCCCACGTCGGCGGCCGGACTGCCCCGGTCGGCACGCTCGCAGAGATCGGCGGGCAGCTCGTGGCGGTCCACGGGCAGTCGGACCAGCTGCGGCTCAGGAGCCAAAGCGCCCAGCGCGAGGCCCTGGACAAGTTCGCCGGGTCCAAACTCGCCAAACCCCTGGCGGCCTACCGGACGGCGTACGGACGCTGGCGCGAGGCCTCGGGGGAGCTGCAGACGCTGCGCAGCGAAGCGCGGGAGCGGCTCCGCGAGGCCGAGGGGCTGCAGCTGGCGCTGGAGGAGATCGACCGGGTGGACCCGCAGCCCGGCGAGGACGAGCAGCTCAAGGCCGAGGCCACCAAGCTCGCCAACGTCGAGCAGCTGCGCGCGGCGGCCCTGCTGGCCCACCAGGCGCTGGTCGCCGAGGAATTCACCGAAACCGGGGACGCGACGTCGCTGGTGGACACGGCCAAGCGGACGCTCGAGCAGGTGCAGGAGGAGGACCCGGAGCTCGGCAAGGCCGCGGGACGGCTGGCCGAGGTCGGCTACATCATCGCGGACGTGGCCACGGAGCTGGCCAGCTACGGCGCCTCGCTGGACAGCGAGGGCCCGGAACGGCTGGCGGAGCTGGAGGCCCGCCGCGGCGACCTTGCCGTCCTCGTGCGCAAATACGCGCCGTCCATCGACGAGGTGCTTGAATGGGCCGCGGTATCCCGTGCACGGCTGGACGAACTGACCGATGATTCGAGCCGGATCGAGGCGCTCGAGTCGGAGCTGGCCACGCTGGATGCGGAGCTGGCGTCGCTGTCGGGGATCATCACGGCGGTGCGTGCCAAGGCCGCCGCCGACCTCGCCAAGAAGGTCGGGCAGGAACTCACCGCGCTGGCGATGCCGGACGCCAAGCTGCAGATCGATGTCGAGCCGGCCGGCGAGCTCGGGCCGCACGGCGCGGACAACATCGCCTTCCTCCTCAAACCGCATCCCGGCGCGCCCGCCCGGCCCCTGGGCAAGGGCGCCTCCGGCGGCGAACTCTCGCGCGTCATGCTGGCCATCGAGGTGGTGCTGGCCGCCGTGGACCCGGTGCCGACCTTCGTGTTCGACGAGGTGGACTCCGGCGTCGGCGGCAAGGCGGCCGTCGAGATCGGCAGGAGGCTGGCCATGCTGGCCCGCTACGTGCAGGTGATCGTCGTGACGCACCTGCCTCAGGTGGCGGCGTTCGCCGACCACCACATCCGGGTCTACAAGTCCTCGACCAAGGCCACGGCCAAGGATGACGGCGTGACCGCCAGCGACGTGCGTCTGCTCACCGATGAGGAGCGGGTCACCGAGCTGGCCCGCATGCTGGCAGGCCAGGAAGAGTCCGAGCTGGCCCGGGCGCATGCGCAGGAACTGATCGACGCGGCCAAGCCGCGGGAAAGGTGA